In Flavobacterium sp. 83, the genomic window GACACAGAGGCTTGGTCTATGTTACAAGGAGTTAATAAAATATCACCAATTCCTAAAATCGTGCTAATTGATATTAATGCAGAAGGCATCAACGGGTTACATTTATTGAATAAAATGAGAATCCACCCAGATTTAAAATCGACTTTAGTGTTTGTAATGACAAGAACTGATAATGAATTAAATAAAGCTGCCGCTTTAGATTTAAACATAGCTGGATATATGCATAAACCATTTGAAAGTAAAAATACCACAGATTTTTTTTCAATACTTAATGACTATTGGAATATCATTGAATTTTCAAGTGAAAAAAGATAAATTATATGGCTATTGCTTTAAAAATATTAATAATTGATGATGACAAAGTCGATTCAATTACCATTATTCGTTCCATATCTCATTCTGGTATTATTGCAGATGTAGAAAGTGCTTTTTCCGCCAAAGAAGGTATTGAAAAGATAAAATCATTTCATTATGACTTAATTTTTCTGGACTATATGATGCCTGATAGTGACGGAATTTCTTTTTTAAAAAGTCTAAGAGATATAGGCATTGAAACTCCAGTTATTTTTGTGACTTCTCAAGGAGATGAAAAAATTGCGAGTCAGGCAATTTTAGGGGGTGCTTCAGATTATATTCCCAAAACATTATTAACTCCTGATGGTGTTTCCCAAAGCATCAGAAATGCGCTTAAATTGCATGAAAGTCTCATACAAAGAAAGAAAACAGAATTAGCTTTAAAAATAAATGCGAACAGACTTTTGGAGGCGCAAAAATTGGCAAAAATTGGAAGTTGGGAAATAAATCTAAATGATGGAGAAGTTTTTTTCTCGGAAGAAGTTTTTAACATTTTTGAAATAGATAAAAATACTTCTGCTTCTGTTGATCTTATGAAATCGTGCTTAATGAATGCAGATGATATTGAGCTTTTTGAAAACAACCTTAGCTATGTAAAAGAAAATAATTCGGAAGTTCAGTTCAGCCATAGTTTATTGGGTAAAAAAGGAACGATTAAATACATTAATGAGTTTATAAAATGTTTGAATGATGAACACAATGAGCCATTCAAAATTTTAGGAACCATACAAGATATTAGTGATCAAAAACGGATTGAGAAAGAATTGATAAAGGCTAAAGATATAGCAGAACAATCCGTTAGAGTTAAAGAACAATTTCTGACTAATATGAGTCATGAGATTCGTACACCAATGAATGGAATCATTGGATTTACAAGAATTCTGGAAAGTACAACTCTAGATTACAATCAAAAACAGAGTGTGGAAGCGATTCAAAGAGCCAGCAATAATTTATTGACAATTATAAATGACATTCTTGATTTTTCTAAAATTGATGCTGATAAAATGACATTTGAAGATGTTAATTTTTCCTTGACAAAAACAATTAACGCTGTAATTGAACTGCTTTCTCCAATTTCAAATGAGAAGCGAATAAAATTATTATGCGAAATTGACCCTCAAATCAATGATTTTTTAATTGGTGATTCAACCAAATTATCTCAAATATTAATTAATTTAGTTGGAAATGCTTTAAAATTTACTGAAAAAGGGTATGTTGAGTTAATAGTTTCACAGGAAAAAGAATCGGAATCAAATTGTTTTTTACGATTTACAGTTGTAGATACAGGTATTGGTATTCCAAAAGATAAGATAGATTCTATATTCGATAGTTTCAATCAGGCTTCAAATGAAACAACTAGAAAATTTGGAGGTACCGGTTTGGGGCTGACAATTACTCGTAAGCTTATTGAATTGCAAGGAGGGATAATAAGTGTGGCAAGTGAAGTTGCCAGAGGAAGTGAGTTTTCATTTTTATTGGAATATAAAAAGGCTCTGAAAGGAATTATTGAACCAATTGACACAAAAAAAGAACCGTTATCGTCTAATTTTCTGAAAGATATTAAAATACTCTTAGTAGAAGATAATGAGTTAAACCAACTTCTGGCCATTAAAATATTCGAAAAATGGGAAAAAGAAATTGATATTGCCGATAATGGAAAAATAGCCATTGATAAAATTGAACTAAATAATTATGATATTATTTTGATGGATATTCAAATGCCAGAAATGGATGGGATTGAACTTACTAAATATATAAGAACGAACATGGGATCTAAATCAGATATCCCAATAATAGCACTAACAGCTCATGCAACATTAGGAGAAGAAAAACGAAGTTTAGATAATGGAATGAATGATTATTTATCTAAACCTTTTGATTTTAATGTGTTGCTTGAAAAATTACATAAAAATTTAATGAATAACGACAATAATAAATGTTTTGATTTACCAGAATTAGAACTTCCTTCTGAAAAATTAATTAACTTTAATTACTTAAACGAATTTGCTGACGGTGATACCGTCTTTATTCAAAAAATGGTTTCCTTATTTCTGCATAATGCACCGGAAGCTTTAGAAACAATACTAATATCAAATGATATTGATGATATTAAAATTTTAAAAGCTGAAATTCATAAATTGAAATCTTCTATTAGTTTGTTAGGAATAAAAAAAGCATCAAAATGTATTGAAATTATTGAAAATGAAATTGAAATAAATCCTTTGGGACAAAAGCGCAAAGAAGAAGTTGAGAATTTTTATCACATTTGCCAACTTGTTTTTAATGAATTAGAAACAATACATGGTTTTTCCAAAATAGAGTAATTAATTAAAAACTGAATTGGGTTTAAAAACGTATATAGTATTACATATAGTATTTTTAATAAATGAAGTAATTTCATAATAAATATATGATGTATTAATACTACAAAGCGTTTAAAAAAGGTTATTTTTGAGAAAAGCTTATGCGCTTTTTACAACTATAAAATGTTGGTTTTCAAAAATATGTTGCAACCCTAATAAATTATTGAAATATGAAAATATTAATAGCCGAAGATGATGAAATGATGTTAAAAACAATGGAGTTTAAGTTACTGCGCGAAGGATATGAAGTTATCGCATGCTTAAACGGTAATGATGCATTAGATAAAATAGTTTTAGAAAATCCTGATTTGATTCTTTCAGATATAGAAATGCCTTTTGCCTCAGGTTTAGATATTGTGAATAAAGTAAAAGTGGAGTTAAAATTAAATATTCCAATAATTATATTATCATCAGTAGGTTTAGAAAAAACGGTGCTTAAGGCTTTTGAACTTGGTGCAGATGATTTTATTACAA contains:
- a CDS encoding response regulator, producing MVSSNILLIESCNDYFENVRNAFYEIGIKSTLHLAKNDTEAWSMLQGVNKISPIPKIVLIDINAEGINGLHLLNKMRIHPDLKSTLVFVMTRTDNELNKAAALDLNIAGYMHKPFESKNTTDFFSILNDYWNIIEFSSEKR
- a CDS encoding response regulator; protein product: MAIALKILIIDDDKVDSITIIRSISHSGIIADVESAFSAKEGIEKIKSFHYDLIFLDYMMPDSDGISFLKSLRDIGIETPVIFVTSQGDEKIASQAILGGASDYIPKTLLTPDGVSQSIRNALKLHESLIQRKKTELALKINANRLLEAQKLAKIGSWEINLNDGEVFFSEEVFNIFEIDKNTSASVDLMKSCLMNADDIELFENNLSYVKENNSEVQFSHSLLGKKGTIKYINEFIKCLNDEHNEPFKILGTIQDISDQKRIEKELIKAKDIAEQSVRVKEQFLTNMSHEIRTPMNGIIGFTRILESTTLDYNQKQSVEAIQRASNNLLTIINDILDFSKIDADKMTFEDVNFSLTKTINAVIELLSPISNEKRIKLLCEIDPQINDFLIGDSTKLSQILINLVGNALKFTEKGYVELIVSQEKESESNCFLRFTVVDTGIGIPKDKIDSIFDSFNQASNETTRKFGGTGLGLTITRKLIELQGGIISVASEVARGSEFSFLLEYKKALKGIIEPIDTKKEPLSSNFLKDIKILLVEDNELNQLLAIKIFEKWEKEIDIADNGKIAIDKIELNNYDIILMDIQMPEMDGIELTKYIRTNMGSKSDIPIIALTAHATLGEEKRSLDNGMNDYLSKPFDFNVLLEKLHKNLMNNDNNKCFDLPELELPSEKLINFNYLNEFADGDTVFIQKMVSLFLHNAPEALETILISNDIDDIKILKAEIHKLKSSISLLGIKKASKCIEIIENEIEINPLGQKRKEEVENFYHICQLVFNELETIHGFSKIE
- a CDS encoding response regulator transcription factor, which produces MKILIAEDDEMMLKTMEFKLLREGYEVIACLNGNDALDKIVLENPDLILSDIEMPFASGLDIVNKVKVELKLNIPIIILSSVGLEKTVLKAFELGADDFITKPFSPNELIVRIKRLLLK